The stretch of DNA TTTGCGAAGGGAAGTCTGAGAACCGAATAATCGTGCCATAGATTCAGCATAGCCGATGTTATGGCCTTTTGATGTCGTTTATCGGGGTAAGTTTGGCGGTTTTTCTATATATTAAATTCGAGAATCGAAAATAAAATTCAGGAAAAGCTATTTTTGAATTTGACAACTTAACATAAAAGGTGCAAAATATTTTTGGGTTTCAGAATGATCTGATTCCGTTCTTTCGAAGTTGAAGGAGAGAGTAATGAAACTACCAAAGAAGATGCTTGCGCTCGCGTTGGGTGCGATTATGTGCGTTGGAGTCGGAGCTTGCGGTTCGTCGCGAAGCGGCGGCGCGGCCAGTGAGGAAGGCAAGATCAAGAAGGGCGACACCATCGGTATCTCCATGCCGACCAAGTCCGAGGAACGCTGGAACAAGGATGGCAACAATCTGAAGAAGAAGCTCGAGGCAGCCGGCTACAAGGTCCTGCTCTCGTTCGCCGACGACAAGCCGCCGCAACAGAACGCGGATATCGAGAACATGGTCAACAACAACGCCAAGATCGTCGTGGTCGCTTCCAAGGATGGCACTGCGGTGGGGCCGGCCGTTGAGAAGGCCAAGGACGCGGGTGCCAAGGTCATCGCCTACGATCGTCTGATCATGAACACGAAGGCCGTCGACTACTACGCCACCTTCCAGCTGGAGCAGACCGGCGTGCTCGAAGCCAACTACCTGATCGACAAGCTCGGCCTGAAGAAGGGCGCCAAGGGCCCGTTCAACATCGAACTGTTCTCCGGCTCTCCTGACGACAACAATGCGAAGTACTTCTTCAAGGGCGCCTGGCAGCTGCTGCAGCCGTACTTCAAGTCCGGCGTGCTCGTCAGCCCTTCGAACCACGGTGGCGGTGTCAAGGCGGACTTCAAGATGTCCGACTGGCAGAAGATCTCCGTGCAGTCCTGGAAGGCCGAGCAGGCGCAGAAGGACATGGAATCCATCATCGACTCCACCTATGCGCACGGCGAGAAGCTTGACGCGGTCCTCAGCCCGTATGACGGCATTTCCCAGGGCGTGATCAACGCCATCCAGGAGAAGCGCCCCGACATGCAGCCCGGCACCGATTCATGGCCGTACATCACCGGTCAGGATGCCATGGAGATCGCCGTGGCCAACATCGCCAAGGGCACTCAGGGCCAGACGGTGTTCAAGAACGTCAACAAGCTGGCCGACGCCGTCTACGATATGATCATCGAGATCGCGGAGAACAAGAAGGTCACCGGCATCAACGGCAAGTTCAACAACAACAACATTGACGTGCCTTCCAAGCTCCTTGATCCTCAGAACATCACGCAAGACAACTTGACCGACCTGGTCAAGGCGAAGTATGTGACGCAGCAGCGTTTCGACGCGTTGACCAAGGGCACCGATGTCAAGTAGTTTGACATCCATCAGGCATGCGGGGCGCGGATTTGCCCAATGGGCGGTCCGCAACCCCGCTTGCAGCGAGAAGGAGGTATGAGTCATGCCAGATGACAACGTCATACTGACCATGAAAAACATCACCAAGAAGTTCGGACCCGTCAAGGCGCTGGACAACGTGAACCTCACGGTCAAGCGAGGAGAAATCCACGCGATCTGCGGAGAAAACGGCGCAGGCAAATCAACGTTGATGAATGTGCTTTCGGGAGTCTACCCGTTCGGCAGCTATAGCGGCACCATCACGTTCGAAGGCAAGGTATGCAAGTACAAGACCATCAATGATTCCGAGGCCGACGGCATCGTCATCATTCATCAGGAGCTTGCACTGAGCCCATATCTGCCCATCGACGAGAACATCTTCATCGGCAATGAACAGCAGAAAAGCGGCATCGTCAACTGGGACGAGACACGCGCGAAGGCCGTCGCGCTGATGAAACGTGTGGGGCTTGAGGAGTCTCCTGACACCAAGATCATGGATCTGGGCGTCGGCAAACAGCAGCTCGTCGAAATCGCCAAGGCGCTTTCGAAGAACGTCAAGCTGCTGATTCTGGACGAGCCCACAGCCGCATTGAACGACGAGGATTCGGCGAATCTGCTCAATCTCGTGCGTGAACTGCGAGACAAGCAGGGCGTGACCAGTATCATCATCAGCCATAAGCTGAACGAAGTGGCCGATATCGCCGACAACGTCACCATCATCCGTGATGGTTCGACGGTGGGTACGATGCATGTCGACGAGGATGAACCGCTCGACCAGAACGAGCTGATCCATCTGATGGTCGGCCGTGAGCTGACCAACCTCTATCCGGAACATCCTTCGAACAAGCCGGGGCCGGAGTTCCTGCGCGTCAAGGATTGGACCGTGCACCATCCTCAGGATGTCACCCGCGTCATCGTCGACCACGCGAACTTCAACGTTCACGCCGGTGAGATCGTCGGTTTGGCAGGACTCATGGGTGCCGGTCGTACCGAGATGGCCAGAAGCGTCTTCGGGCATTCCTATGGTTCCCACATTTCGGGAGAAGTGTATGTCAAAGGCAAGCAGGTGAATCTGCCCAATGTGCAGTCCGCCATCGATGCCGGCTTGGCCTACGCCACCGAGGATCGTAAGATGTACGGGCTCAACCTGTTGCAGAATATTCGTGAAAACGCTTCGATGGCAAGCCTGAAACGTATGAGCAAGTTCGGTGTCATGGACGACAACATCGAACGCAAGAGGGTCGGGGAATATCGCGAGCGGTTCAACATCAAATGCACCAGCATCGACGAGCCGGTCAGTTCTCTTTCCGGAGGCAACCAGCAGAAAGTCGTTTTGGCGAAGTGGGTGCTTTCGAATCCGGATGTGCTCATTTTGGACGAGCCGACCAGAGGCATCGACGTCGGTGCGAAATACGAAATCTATGAGATCATCGACAGGCTCGCCGATGCGGGCAGAGCGGTCGTCTTCATCTCCTCGGAGCTTCCCGAGCTTATCGGGGTGTGCGACCGTATTTACACGGTCAGCCAAGGCGTGATCACCGATGAAGTGCATAGGGACAAATTCAGTCAGGAATACCTGATGAAGGGTATGACAAAAGAAAAGGAAGTGGCAGCACGATGAGTTCCACAGTCGTATCGCCTACCAAGAAAACAGACAAGGAAAGCAAGGGCACGATTGTGTCCGCCATCGCCAACAACGCGCGTCAGTACGGCATCGTCGCGGCTTTGGTGGTCATCATCGTCGTCTTCGAGATACTCACCAAGGGTGTGTTGCTCAAGCCGAACAGCTTCGTCTCCCTGATCCAGCAGAACGCTTATGTGATCATTCTGGCCATAGGTATGGTGATGGTCATCATCGCCACCCACATCGATCTGTCGGTTGGCTCGTTGGTCGCGTTCATCGGCGGCATCTGTGCGCTGCTGATGGAACGGCAGGGAATGAACTGGATGCTGGCCATCGTCGTCTCGCTGATCGTCGGCCTGATCGTCGGCTGCTGGCAGGGCTTCTGGGTCGCAATCGTCGGCATCCCCGGCTTCATCACCACATTGGCAGGTATGCTGATGTTCCGAGGACTCGCAACGGTGATCGTCGGCGAATCCGTGCCTATCACCTCTGATGCCTTCCGCGGTATCGCCCGTAACTATCTGCCGAATATCCTAGGATTCTGGGGGCCGTTCGACGGACTCAGCATCGTGGTCGGAGTGATTTGCATCGTGGCTTATGTCTACAGCCAGCTGGCGAAGCGCAAGCGCACCGAAAAGGTCGGCCTGGTGCCGGAGCCGATGATCATGACCGTCATCAAGTGCGTACTTATCAGCGCGGTCATCGCTTTCGTCACCTACCTCATCGCCTCTTCCGGCAATGAGAATCAAGGCGGTATCCCCATCATGCTGGTTATCGTCGGCGTGCTGGTGCTGGTATACAACTTCATCCTTACACGCACCGTCTTCGGACGTCACGTCTATGCGGTCGGCGGCAACCGTAAGGCCGCTATCCTCTCCGGCATCAATACCAAGCGTGTTGATTTCATCCTCTTCGTCCATATGGGCTTCCTGTCTGCGGTCGCGGCGATCTGCATGCTCTCGCGTCTGGCTTCCGCAACTGCCCAGACCGGTATGGAGTTTGAGATGGACGCCATCGCGGCCTGCTTCATCGGCGGCACCGCAGTGGCCGGCGGCGTCGGCACCATTCCGGGCGCTGTGGTCGGCGCATTCGTGATGGGCGTCATCAACCAGGGTCTGTCGATCATGGGCGTTGACACCGCAGTCGTCAAGACCATCAAGGGCCTGGTGCTTCTGCTCGCAGTCGCGGTGGACATCATGTCCAAGCGCAAGAAGAGCTGATTGATTGATATAAACGGGAAGTGCATGCAGGATTCGTTTGATACGATCTGCATGCACTTTCTTTATGGTCATTATCAACAATGGTATTTATTTTTCAATATGATGACTATGGTTGGTCATGGGGTATATGAAAGGTCATGGTGATGAAACTTTCCGAACATAGCAGGGCCATCCTGTATTTGTTGATGTCCGTCGCCTGTCTCATCTGGCTTGTCCAGTCCGGCAGTGAGGCGGCCAAAGCCGGCACGTTCTTTACCTGGCCGAACCTCGTTTTTGTTCTTTGCCTTCTCATCGTGACCGGATATGGCATTTTTGCCGGGGTCCAAAGCTGGAGAAACGCTGATGAGGGGAATGGCGATGACGATGAACAATCCAGGGAAGACAGGGATGAACAATAATCCTATGGATTTTCATTCGTCTAATAGAGTGCCCCGGTTGTAGATTGGAATCATGAAAGCTTCCGACAAATTCGAAATCACCACACACGACCTGATTCATGCGGGAGTGAAGGATCTCGGTGAAGCGCGCAAGCGATTCGCTTGCTTGGAAAACTCGGGGCTCGACAGTCAAAACCTGCAGGTTGTTCTGACATCCTTGCAGCGTGCGTGTGATCCTGATATCGCGTTGAAGCATCTTGCGGCAATATTCACGGTTTCCAGAAAATCGACATACGACCTTGTTGCCAATGAAAGCGCTGGCTCCGCCTCGAAAGTCCCTGAGGGAGAGGCAGTTGCCATACAGGCTGAAACCGACGAGCGGTCTTGCGCTTCCGACTCGCGTCGAAGTGACGTCGACCAACTTCTTCACGAACCCGAAGCGCTTTCGCGATTGATTTGGGTGTTGGGTGCTTCCGATTCCATGGGCGCCTTGATGCATGCGCACCCGCAGCTCGTGTCCGCTGCGGCCTGTGATCCGTGCGGAAGTCTTGCTTTTACACGAGCCGAACGTATCGTCCATATGCGCGAAGCGGTCAAGGCAGTCGCTTCGCAATCCGCGGATGTGCCGACAGCCAATGCTATGTCTGCCGCCGTTGAAGCTTTGCGCGAGCATTACTATCTGCAACTTGCCGCCATCATGGCCGAGGACACCGCGGCGGAGGATCCCGTAGCCATCCAGCCGCAGATCAGCGCCCGGCTTTCCGACCTCGCGGACGCCGCCATCACCGCCGCACTTGATATCGCCAGAACACAGGTCGAAGGCAGCGAACGTTGCGGTTTCACGGTTATCGGCATGGGCAAGCTCGGCGCCCAGGAGCTCAATTACGTCTCCGATTGCGACCTGGTCTATGTGGTGGAACCGCTTGCTGCACAAGGCGAAGAGCCCATCGACGGCGTCGCCCTGACCCGTATCGGCACGAAAATAGCGATGACGCTGCAACGGATCTGCCAATCGGTGATGCCCGGCGTTGATATGCCACCGCTTTGGAAGATCGACACCGCCTTGCGTCCGGAAGGCAAAGATGGCCCGCTGGTGCGCACGGTCGATTCCTACCGTGTCTACTACGAGAAGTGGGCCAGCAACTGGGAGTTTCAGGCGTTGCTCAAGGCGCGGATGGTCGCCGGCGATGAAGAGCTCGGCAAGGTCTATCTCGATCTGACGCGTCCGTTGGTCTGGTCCGCGTCAAAACGCGATAATTTCGTCTATGACTGCCAGAAGATGCGTAAACGCGTCGAAGACAATATTGCTCCCGACCTGCGCGACCGTGAGATCAAACTCGGCAAAGGCGGGCTGCGCGACGTCGAATTCACTGTGCAGATGCTGCAGCTGGTCCACGGCCGGTCCGACGAATCGTTGCATGGCCGTTCCACGCTCGGCGCGTTGCAGGCGCTTGCCGCCGGCGGCTACGTCGCGCGCCCGCAGGCCGCAAGGCTTGACGAGGATTACCGTTTCGAACGGGTGCTTGAGCATCGGGCGCAGATGTGGGAACTGAAACGTACGCATCTGTTCCCGGATCTGGGCAAGGCCAACCAAGGCGGCCTCGATATCGTGCGCAACGCCGATTCCAAGGCAATCGACGGCAACACCGATCTGCGCCGTATGGGCCGGGCCTTCGGTCTGCTGCCCGACCAGCTGGTGGAACGATACGACAAAGTCCGCCGTGAGGTGCGACGCCTGCACACCGATATCTATTACCGTCCGATGCTGCCCATCGCGGCGCAGCTGGACGACGATCAGGTGACGCTGAGCGACAAGGCGAGCCGCGAACGCTTTGAATCCATCGGTTTTGCCGACCCCGATGCCGCCATGCGCCACGTCCGCGCGCTGACCGAAGGCGTCTCCCGTGCGGCCAAGATCAACCGCATCCTGCTTCCCTCGATTCTGCAATGGCTGGCGCAAGGCCAGAACCCCGATATGGGGCTGCTGCAATGGCGCAAGCTTGAGGAACGCTTCGGCGGCGGCAGCCAGTATCTCGGTTTCCTGCGTGATTCGCCGCAGGCGCTGATCAGGCTCTGCCATATCCTCTCCAACTCGAGGCTGCTGGGCGACGCGCTCAACCAGTCCATCGAATCGGTGACTTGGCTCGGCGACGAAGCGATGCTCGTGCCGCGAACCCGCGAAAGCCTTGACGTGCGGGCACAGGCAGCGGTCTCACGTTATGCCGACAATATGAACGATTTCGCCACTTCCATCCGCGCGATGCGACGCCATGAAATCGAGCGCATCGGACTGGGCTGGACCTCCGGTGTCGTCGACGACGGGCACGGATTGTCGGGTATGACCGACGTCTACGATGCCGCGATCGAAGCGGCCCTGCAATGGTCCATCCGCCATCAGTGCGCAGCAATGAAACTGGAATCCGCGCCGGTAGCCATCAGCGTCATCGCCATGGGACGTTACGGTGGGCGCGAAGTCAACTTCTGCTCCGACGCCGATATCATCATGATGTATCGGCCGATGTCGGGCGAAGAGCATGAAAACGGCGACGATCCAAGGAAAACCGCTGCCGATTTCGCCCGTAACGTGGTCAACGACCTGCGTAACATCCTGCAAGGGCCGGCCAGTCTGGAACCGAAAATCGACCTCGATTTCGGGCTGCGGCCGGAAGGTAAGAACGGCCCGCTGATCCGTTCCTACGAATCATGCCGTGACTACTATACGAAGTGGTACAGCACGTGGGAACGGCAGGCGTTGCTGCGGGCACGGTACGCCGCCGGCGATGTCCAGCTCGCCAGGGATTTCCTCACCCAGCTCGCCGACCCCCTGCGTTATATGGACCGTCCGTTGACTGACGAGGAGATCGGTGAGATCCGCAAACTCAAGGCGCGGATGGAGGCGGAACGGCTGCCGCACGGTGTGAAACGCAACCAGCACCTGAAGCTCGGTGCGGGCGGGCTCTCTGACGTCGAGTGGACGGTGCAGTTGCTGCAGCTCGAACATGCGGGTGAGCAGGAAAGCCTGCGGGTCAATTCGACGCTGGCGGCGCTGGACGAACTTGAGCGTCTGGAATATATCGACGCCGCCGACGCCGAGGCGCTGCGCAAAGCGTGGAAGATGCTCACCGCGGCCCGCAACGGCAACTATCTGTGGGGAGCGAGACTGCAACAGGCCGACGTGCTGCCCTCCGATTTCTACGGGCTCGGGGGAGTCGCGACCTTCCTTGGCTACGACGCGAACCGCGGCCAATACTTCGGCAACGACCTGCAGGCCGTCATGCGCCGGTGCCGTGAGGTGATGGAACGGCTGTTCTACGGGCTGTGAGGATGGAAATCGGTGGAAATGTCGCGATCGTTCCAAAACGATGCTTTTCTGCCGCAAAATCACAACCCAATGAACAACGGTGAAACCGCCCGAAAAGCCGCCGTTCTCGCTGTTTGCCGGTTTCGGGTATGGCTGTCTAACACGCTTGGCACTGTGAGATTGCCGACAGGTGTCG from Bifidobacterium sp. ESL0800 encodes:
- a CDS encoding sugar-binding protein; protein product: MKLPKKMLALALGAIMCVGVGACGSSRSGGAASEEGKIKKGDTIGISMPTKSEERWNKDGNNLKKKLEAAGYKVLLSFADDKPPQQNADIENMVNNNAKIVVVASKDGTAVGPAVEKAKDAGAKVIAYDRLIMNTKAVDYYATFQLEQTGVLEANYLIDKLGLKKGAKGPFNIELFSGSPDDNNAKYFFKGAWQLLQPYFKSGVLVSPSNHGGGVKADFKMSDWQKISVQSWKAEQAQKDMESIIDSTYAHGEKLDAVLSPYDGISQGVINAIQEKRPDMQPGTDSWPYITGQDAMEIAVANIAKGTQGQTVFKNVNKLADAVYDMIIEIAENKKVTGINGKFNNNNIDVPSKLLDPQNITQDNLTDLVKAKYVTQQRFDALTKGTDVK
- a CDS encoding sugar ABC transporter ATP-binding protein; translated protein: MPDDNVILTMKNITKKFGPVKALDNVNLTVKRGEIHAICGENGAGKSTLMNVLSGVYPFGSYSGTITFEGKVCKYKTINDSEADGIVIIHQELALSPYLPIDENIFIGNEQQKSGIVNWDETRAKAVALMKRVGLEESPDTKIMDLGVGKQQLVEIAKALSKNVKLLILDEPTAALNDEDSANLLNLVRELRDKQGVTSIIISHKLNEVADIADNVTIIRDGSTVGTMHVDEDEPLDQNELIHLMVGRELTNLYPEHPSNKPGPEFLRVKDWTVHHPQDVTRVIVDHANFNVHAGEIVGLAGLMGAGRTEMARSVFGHSYGSHISGEVYVKGKQVNLPNVQSAIDAGLAYATEDRKMYGLNLLQNIRENASMASLKRMSKFGVMDDNIERKRVGEYRERFNIKCTSIDEPVSSLSGGNQQKVVLAKWVLSNPDVLILDEPTRGIDVGAKYEIYEIIDRLADAGRAVVFISSELPELIGVCDRIYTVSQGVITDEVHRDKFSQEYLMKGMTKEKEVAAR
- the mmsB gene encoding multiple monosaccharide ABC transporter permease; amino-acid sequence: MSSTVVSPTKKTDKESKGTIVSAIANNARQYGIVAALVVIIVVFEILTKGVLLKPNSFVSLIQQNAYVIILAIGMVMVIIATHIDLSVGSLVAFIGGICALLMERQGMNWMLAIVVSLIVGLIVGCWQGFWVAIVGIPGFITTLAGMLMFRGLATVIVGESVPITSDAFRGIARNYLPNILGFWGPFDGLSIVVGVICIVAYVYSQLAKRKRTEKVGLVPEPMIMTVIKCVLISAVIAFVTYLIASSGNENQGGIPIMLVIVGVLVLVYNFILTRTVFGRHVYAVGGNRKAAILSGINTKRVDFILFVHMGFLSAVAAICMLSRLASATAQTGMEFEMDAIAACFIGGTAVAGGVGTIPGAVVGAFVMGVINQGLSIMGVDTAVVKTIKGLVLLLAVAVDIMSKRKKS
- a CDS encoding carbon starvation protein, with translation MKLSEHSRAILYLLMSVACLIWLVQSGSEAAKAGTFFTWPNLVFVLCLLIVTGYGIFAGVQSWRNADEGNGDDDEQSREDRDEQ
- a CDS encoding bifunctional [glutamine synthetase] adenylyltransferase/[glutamine synthetase]-adenylyl-L-tyrosine phosphorylase, yielding MKASDKFEITTHDLIHAGVKDLGEARKRFACLENSGLDSQNLQVVLTSLQRACDPDIALKHLAAIFTVSRKSTYDLVANESAGSASKVPEGEAVAIQAETDERSCASDSRRSDVDQLLHEPEALSRLIWVLGASDSMGALMHAHPQLVSAAACDPCGSLAFTRAERIVHMREAVKAVASQSADVPTANAMSAAVEALREHYYLQLAAIMAEDTAAEDPVAIQPQISARLSDLADAAITAALDIARTQVEGSERCGFTVIGMGKLGAQELNYVSDCDLVYVVEPLAAQGEEPIDGVALTRIGTKIAMTLQRICQSVMPGVDMPPLWKIDTALRPEGKDGPLVRTVDSYRVYYEKWASNWEFQALLKARMVAGDEELGKVYLDLTRPLVWSASKRDNFVYDCQKMRKRVEDNIAPDLRDREIKLGKGGLRDVEFTVQMLQLVHGRSDESLHGRSTLGALQALAAGGYVARPQAARLDEDYRFERVLEHRAQMWELKRTHLFPDLGKANQGGLDIVRNADSKAIDGNTDLRRMGRAFGLLPDQLVERYDKVRREVRRLHTDIYYRPMLPIAAQLDDDQVTLSDKASRERFESIGFADPDAAMRHVRALTEGVSRAAKINRILLPSILQWLAQGQNPDMGLLQWRKLEERFGGGSQYLGFLRDSPQALIRLCHILSNSRLLGDALNQSIESVTWLGDEAMLVPRTRESLDVRAQAAVSRYADNMNDFATSIRAMRRHEIERIGLGWTSGVVDDGHGLSGMTDVYDAAIEAALQWSIRHQCAAMKLESAPVAISVIAMGRYGGREVNFCSDADIIMMYRPMSGEEHENGDDPRKTAADFARNVVNDLRNILQGPASLEPKIDLDFGLRPEGKNGPLIRSYESCRDYYTKWYSTWERQALLRARYAAGDVQLARDFLTQLADPLRYMDRPLTDEEIGEIRKLKARMEAERLPHGVKRNQHLKLGAGGLSDVEWTVQLLQLEHAGEQESLRVNSTLAALDELERLEYIDAADAEALRKAWKMLTAARNGNYLWGARLQQADVLPSDFYGLGGVATFLGYDANRGQYFGNDLQAVMRRCREVMERLFYGL